AGGGGATTGGGTAGGGCGGGATAGTCAGGAGGTTTGGGTAGTCGAGTTGATGTGGTTTGATTTGGTCTGTCTCGGTTCTCGCCAGACAAAGACGCGTCGCCTATCATAACCAATGGGAGAGTCTCTCCGTTGTGGCTGATGCCGTAAAGCCCGGCCTGCGACGTGGATTGTGTCCCGATAGCTGGCGGCTACCAGGTGTCCTATTGGAGGTCATCCTCGGCTACATCGGTTTTAGCGGGCTGATCTCCATCCTGGCGAACGCCGGTTGGGGCGAAGTAAGTTTACCCAGGAGATTCGAGATATAGGTGTCCCTATTATCCCTCTGGAACAGGACATTGCGCTCCTCGAGCTCGGATTTGGTCAGGCCCCACCATTTGATGATGTTGTATGGCGTGCTTGCTATGATGAAGGAGCTGAGTATTACGTGCGGATCGGCGAGCTGGGGCTGTTCCTTCAGACGTTTGACCGTCTTGTAGAACGCGATCTTGGGATCATTGGGGCCCTCAAGATTGCGCAGTCCTTTGGGGTCAATGAAGGCTATGTGTTGCTTGTCGCCATTGACAAGCCACATGATGAAATCGGGATGGAAATTGCCCGCCTCAAAGAAACCTATCCCCCTCCCGCGGCTCATGTTACGCAGGAGATAGAGCTCCTTGCCTTCAAAGAACTCTCGCTTCGCGTTGCAGAACTTGCGCAGGTCGAGGACGAAATCCCTCTCACCCTCGTTCTGAAGGACTACGGGTCTGACCTCAACCAGGCCACCCGTTACATAGACCAAGGGCTCGTAGAGGTGGTTGCTGAACGTGATTACCGAAAGGCCCTGGAATTCGAGTTCGCGCAGATGGCCTTGCTCAATATAACCCTTCAATTCCAGAAGCTTCTCAACGATGTCCTGTCTCGACTGCTCAACGAGAAACCGGTATTGCTCTATGAAGTTGGGGTCGTCCTCGCTCAGTTCGATGTACTCCAGGTGCTTGCTCTCCCACTCCTGTCTGCAAAGCTTGTAGTAGCGATCGCAGTATTTCTTGAGCAATGTTGTCGCGATCTCCTGCCACCGTCGAATCCTGTCGAAGTCCGTAAACTCAAGCTCCTCGGCGGGGATGTAGAGCTGATACCAGGACGGGTCCTCGAGCAGAACTTTGAGGCTTTCCATTCGGAGATTTAGGTTGAACCAGGTCTTCTCATTCTTGTAGCGCTGAAGCTCAAAGAAGATCTCCTCGAGGTTCATAAACGCTGTGTGCTTCCGGGAAAAGGATGCCTCATTCTTCTTGGCGAGCTCGAGAGGCTGGCGGATGCGTTTACTGGCCATTGCCTGAACTTTGGGATACCAATCAAGAAAAACTCTGCATCTATTCGCGCCGTTATCAGAAAGACCAAGGGTTGGCTTCGGCCCGTCTCTCTTGAAGTCGAGCTCCTTTGGAAGGCGGATCATCTTCAGCCTCTTCGTGCCGAGGTTCTTTATCACCGGGAGGATTATCTCGTCTCTCTGATCCTCAGTCGGTAGCCCCTCTTCCTCGAGATACTCCTTGAACTGTTTCATGTAGTTCGCTCGAATGCCAAAGATGTTTAGTGTCTCGAGGAGCTCAGTATGGCGAGGCGCTTTCAAGCCGGGCACCTGACTGCTCCGCTTCAGCGTGAGGTTGTGGCCCTTGAGTCGAACTCCGCGACCGAAGAGCTGTATGATCTCAACGCCCTTCTTCCTGCCGACATTCATGAGGCCCATGGTGCTGACTCGCCAGCTGTTCCAGCCCTCAGTGAACTTTCTGGAGCCGATGAGCACCTTGATCGTGGAATCTCCCTCATTGAGCGAGTGGAATAGAGAACCCGAGAACTCCTGTGACTGGACTACGAGCTCCGTGTGGTCCTCACAGAGCTTGCAGAGCTTAGGCGCGTCCCCCACGTAGATTAAGCCGAATGGCTCGTTGTCTCCCACCCGGACTGCGATCTCGCCGCCGGTGCCCTTCAGGTTCTCGATATGTATCGAGCCGGCGGAGCTCGCATTGAAGAGAACCTTTAGGACGTCATTGTAGAGGTCCTGCGGTGACGTGTTGAGCGAGTATAGGTAAGTGAACACGTTTGAGAAGGTATCCGTGCCATGCCTGTCAAGAATGCCTGAGCGGCCCTGAAGGAGCTGTCCGAGGTACTCCTCAACCTGCTCTCGGTGCCTGACGAAGTATGAGAGGAATAGCAGGATATCCAGGACATCAGAGACATCCCGGCCACTTTCTTTGCTGACGGCGTTGACGCTGTGCCCCACAAAGACCCACAACGGGCGTTCAAGTAGGAATGGGCGCAGCTCATGCTTCCTGTCCGCATAGAGCTTCTGCTGCTGATAAAAGGCCAGCAGGCTTGCCGTCAGATACCTCAGCCTTATCGCCTCGTCGGAGTCGTCCGCGAGGTTGAGGATGCGGTATTCCTTGCCGTAGCCATCGCGGTAGAAAAACTTGTAGGAGTAATCCAAGATGATGCACTTCGCATATAGCTGCTCTAAGTTCTCCTGACGATGCTTGCCGACCGCCTGGCCGAACGTGGCTGAATACTCAAACGAGAAGCCGTGCGCGCAGAGGCTTCTTCTCATGGTCATCCAATGGCCGAGGTCGGTGCTGCTGGCCCCGCTGTGGCCCTCGTCAACAAGCACCAAGTTGTTGCCCTCGAAGCTCTCGACCGCCACCGTCTTCGGGCCAGTTTCCTCTTTCAGTTTGTGGATGTCGATGATCTCCACGTCCCTTCCGCCGAAGAGGCGACCGCCTTCTTTGGCGAAGAGCTCGGCTTTGATTCCCGAGAGCCCGAATTCCGCAAGATGCTGTCGTGAAAGGCCCTCATTGGGTGTCAGGAGTATCGTCATGTTGAGGCTTTTCTCCTGACCGTGCAGTCTCAGATAGTGCCTGTATTGGAGGATGTTAATATGCATCAAAAGCGTCTTGCCGGAGCCCGTCGCACACCACAATGCTACCTTATTCAGGTCCTCGGGATTGTAGGGCTTCACCCTGTCGCCTCTGGCCCGATCAGCGTTAAGCACCTCGGCCTGCGCGTTCAAATCTGCGAGCAATGACGAGGGGTCTGAAAAGAACCGGTCGAGATATATCTCCGTGAAAAGCAAGGCCAAGTATTGGAAGTATTTGGGATAGAGGATGTGCCCCTTCCGGTTGCGCTTCTCAGTTATCTGCTTCCAGTGGCGGACGATGTTCTGGTCATATCGGAGAAGCAGGTCCGCCGATAAGTGCTCGCGCTCAAATATCCGGGCTTGAAGGGCCTGGCAGTAGTAGGAGACGTTGTCCTCATTGAAGCCCAGGGATGCTTGTTTAAGAAGGTCTGCGAGCTTCTGGAAGGAATCGACCTCGAACAGGCTCAGCATCCACTGGAAAAGGACGAGCTTGTCCTCGAACCTGACTCTCGGACGAGCGGGCCGGCGGCCGCGTCGCCGTGCGGTCCCAGGCGTTGGCGAGAGCGTTAGAGGCGTAGTTGGTTCAGGTGTGGTCATGTCAGTGGGCGCCAGACGGCTCACACGTCCTGCACGTCAAACATCAGCCGGTGGAACTCCTCCTCGATGAGTCGCACCTTCCAGGTCTCGTCATCGCGCCTCAGGTTCTCGAGGTTGTTGTCGCCGTTGACGTAGATCAGGTCGAACTCCGTGTCCTTCGGATTGTATTCCTGCTTGTCAAAGAACTTGTCGAGGTTCTCATTGCTCGTCTCTCTCGTGTTGCGCCATATCACGAGCACCTTCTCGCCGTCAGGATTCGTGCCCTGGACTACTCGGAAGCCCCGGATGTGATCGATGTGTCGCACCTTCAGACCGATCAGGTAGTTGAACGTCTCGACGAGATCGACCGTGACGGGCTTCGTCTCGCCCACGCTTCCGGTTGCGATCTTCAGCTTGTAGTTGAAAGGGTCCTCGAACTGTTCGACGTTCAGGAGCGAGGCGCTCCCCCTGCTTTCCACGTCGAGGATGTAGGACAGCATGTAGCTCTCCCGAAACGAATCGGACTCCGCGAGCAGGTCTTCCTGCTCCTTGGTCCGCTTAAGCTCCAGGTTGTTAAGCGCGTCCTCGTATGACTCCAGGCGAAGATACTTGAACGTATGGCTGATCCCCTCGCGGGACACCGGCTTGCCATCACGCCAGTCCTTCGAATACACGACCTTCTTGATGCGCGGCGTCATCACCGTGTCAAAGTAATCGGCCATCTCAACCAGAATGTATGCCCGATTGCCTCCATCTTCACGGTTGAGATTGATGGCCGCATGACCTGTTGTCCCGGAGCCCGCGAAGAAGTCGAGAACGACATCGCCCGAAGTCTGGCATTCTGCTCCTAAGAGCTCCTCATAGAGGGAAACTGGATGGCAATAAGGGAACTCGAGGCCAAGCTTGTCGACGTCAGCTTTGCCTCTGGAGGCATCGCTGATCACGGACGATAGTTGACGCTTGGAGTCTTCAGTAAGAAGTACTTTCTTCTGCGGCTGAACGGTCTCGTCATCACCGAAAAGAATCTCGCCGTTATCCATTAGCTTCTGGAGAGTCTCGGGTGTTCGAGACCATCCGTTGGGTGGAACGGGACATTCCTTCTTGGTGACGGGATGAACTAGTGGGATATGAAACTTCGGGTGGGTCCGAG
This sequence is a window from bacterium. Protein-coding genes within it:
- a CDS encoding DEAD/DEAH box helicase family protein, whose amino-acid sequence is MTTPEPTTPLTLSPTPGTARRRGRRPARPRVRFEDKLVLFQWMLSLFEVDSFQKLADLLKQASLGFNEDNVSYYCQALQARIFEREHLSADLLLRYDQNIVRHWKQITEKRNRKGHILYPKYFQYLALLFTEIYLDRFFSDPSSLLADLNAQAEVLNADRARGDRVKPYNPEDLNKVALWCATGSGKTLLMHINILQYRHYLRLHGQEKSLNMTILLTPNEGLSRQHLAEFGLSGIKAELFAKEGGRLFGGRDVEIIDIHKLKEETGPKTVAVESFEGNNLVLVDEGHSGASSTDLGHWMTMRRSLCAHGFSFEYSATFGQAVGKHRQENLEQLYAKCIILDYSYKFFYRDGYGKEYRILNLADDSDEAIRLRYLTASLLAFYQQQKLYADRKHELRPFLLERPLWVFVGHSVNAVSKESGRDVSDVLDILLFLSYFVRHREQVEEYLGQLLQGRSGILDRHGTDTFSNVFTYLYSLNTSPQDLYNDVLKVLFNASSAGSIHIENLKGTGGEIAVRVGDNEPFGLIYVGDAPKLCKLCEDHTELVVQSQEFSGSLFHSLNEGDSTIKVLIGSRKFTEGWNSWRVSTMGLMNVGRKKGVEIIQLFGRGVRLKGHNLTLKRSSQVPGLKAPRHTELLETLNIFGIRANYMKQFKEYLEEEGLPTEDQRDEIILPVIKNLGTKRLKMIRLPKELDFKRDGPKPTLGLSDNGANRCRVFLDWYPKVQAMASKRIRQPLELAKKNEASFSRKHTAFMNLEEIFFELQRYKNEKTWFNLNLRMESLKVLLEDPSWYQLYIPAEELEFTDFDRIRRWQEIATTLLKKYCDRYYKLCRQEWESKHLEYIELSEDDPNFIEQYRFLVEQSRQDIVEKLLELKGYIEQGHLRELEFQGLSVITFSNHLYEPLVYVTGGLVEVRPVVLQNEGERDFVLDLRKFCNAKREFFEGKELYLLRNMSRGRGIGFFEAGNFHPDFIMWLVNGDKQHIAFIDPKGLRNLEGPNDPKIAFYKTVKRLKEQPQLADPHVILSSFIIASTPYNIIKWWGLTKSELEERNVLFQRDNRDTYISNLLGKLTSPQPAFARMEISPLKPM